In Rhizobium jaguaris, a single window of DNA contains:
- a CDS encoding beta-galactosidase has product MILQEPDTVSVSSSTKDLSVWRTIKTDRFLVGVPHYPEHVDESYWERDAKRMVEAGFNVVRLGEFAWHLFEPTLGTFDFDLFDRAIAVLGRHGLSTIMCTPTATPPRWLTAAHPEILRVDGNGRKMSHGSRQHADTVSPVFREHSKRITRAMAEHYRDNPYVVGWQTDNELNTSMPESFSPSTLKEFQAYLADKYGTIDKLNFAWGGDFWATAYDDFSQLVLPLDFAPTFPSPGHLQDYHRFLAFATARFQHDQVEILRATKADWFIFHNLGGLRDIDFRGQFSTDLDFVGYDIYPMLYDEFQRIGNHAKVQALHLDICRGFSGNYIVPEQQSGFGSQPGFCTLTPEPGEMRRMAMSSVARGADGLMFFRWRPAHFGAEIYWMGVIDHDDVPRHRYDEAKRFATEMTMLKDKILGTYVRMDVGIAGADFDNQEAHKTYSIGLPSPQDDAVLLHQYCYDRGIACGFIHPEDDLSRLKLLYVPHWVMWKDGWTERLEAFARDGGTVIIGARTGTRDENNHVIRETAPGSSLSRLTGVKVEDFGRLTAPGANGLFDVMSRSGGLVIPPNRPAESHRRVRRFTIGNRELEAAHFYENLVIADDVEVVATWSNRYAEGVPMATSRNVGKGRVLYLGTYLTPDLTAAAADRTFADAGVEPLIADLPGGVEVTMRQNDERRLLFIQNYVDQRAELTGVPAGVNLLDGGKPVLGALSLEAYGCAIVELS; this is encoded by the coding sequence ATGATCCTTCAGGAGCCCGATACCGTGTCAGTTAGCAGCAGTACCAAGGACCTTTCCGTGTGGCGTACCATCAAGACCGACAGATTTCTGGTCGGCGTGCCGCACTATCCGGAACATGTCGATGAAAGCTATTGGGAACGCGACGCCAAGCGCATGGTGGAGGCCGGCTTCAATGTCGTCCGTCTCGGCGAGTTCGCTTGGCATCTGTTCGAGCCCACGCTGGGTACGTTCGATTTCGATCTCTTCGATCGCGCCATCGCGGTCCTTGGTCGTCATGGCCTCAGCACCATCATGTGCACGCCGACCGCAACGCCGCCTCGCTGGCTAACGGCGGCTCATCCGGAAATCCTGCGCGTCGACGGCAATGGCCGGAAGATGAGCCACGGTTCGCGCCAGCATGCCGATACCGTGAGCCCGGTTTTTCGTGAGCACAGCAAGCGCATCACCAGGGCGATGGCCGAGCATTATCGCGATAATCCCTATGTTGTCGGCTGGCAGACCGACAATGAGCTCAACACCAGCATGCCGGAATCCTTTTCGCCGTCGACGCTGAAGGAATTCCAGGCGTATCTTGCGGACAAGTACGGCACGATCGACAAGCTCAATTTTGCCTGGGGCGGCGATTTCTGGGCGACGGCCTATGATGATTTCAGTCAACTGGTGCTTCCCCTGGATTTCGCGCCGACCTTCCCAAGTCCGGGGCATCTGCAGGACTACCACCGCTTCCTGGCCTTCGCGACGGCGCGTTTCCAGCACGATCAGGTGGAGATTCTGCGGGCGACCAAGGCCGATTGGTTCATCTTCCACAATCTCGGCGGCCTGCGCGATATCGACTTTCGTGGTCAGTTCTCTACTGATCTCGATTTCGTCGGATACGATATCTACCCGATGCTCTATGACGAGTTTCAGCGCATCGGCAACCACGCCAAGGTGCAGGCGCTGCATCTCGATATCTGCCGCGGTTTTTCGGGCAACTATATCGTTCCGGAACAGCAATCCGGCTTCGGCAGCCAGCCGGGCTTCTGCACGCTGACGCCGGAGCCCGGCGAGATGCGGCGCATGGCGATGTCCTCCGTTGCGCGCGGTGCCGATGGTTTGATGTTCTTCCGTTGGCGGCCGGCGCATTTCGGCGCGGAAATCTATTGGATGGGCGTTATCGATCACGACGACGTGCCTCGCCATCGCTATGACGAGGCAAAGCGTTTCGCCACCGAGATGACGATGCTCAAGGACAAGATCCTCGGCACCTACGTCCGTATGGATGTCGGCATCGCCGGTGCCGATTTCGACAATCAGGAGGCGCACAAGACCTACTCGATCGGCCTGCCGAGCCCGCAGGACGACGCGGTGTTGCTGCATCAATATTGCTACGACCGCGGCATTGCCTGCGGCTTCATCCATCCGGAAGACGATCTTTCGCGATTGAAACTGCTTTATGTTCCCCATTGGGTGATGTGGAAGGATGGCTGGACAGAACGGCTGGAGGCCTTTGCCCGCGACGGCGGCACGGTGATCATCGGCGCCCGCACCGGCACGCGTGATGAAAACAACCACGTCATCCGCGAGACCGCGCCCGGTTCGTCACTCTCGCGGTTGACCGGCGTCAAGGTCGAGGATTTTGGCCGGCTTACGGCGCCGGGCGCCAACGGCCTTTTCGATGTCATGTCCCGCTCCGGCGGATTGGTCATACCCCCCAACCGCCCGGCTGAATCTCATCGCCGCGTTCGCCGTTTCACCATCGGCAATCGCGAGCTCGAGGCCGCACATTTCTATGAGAACCTGGTGATTGCCGATGATGTCGAGGTGGTGGCGACCTGGTCGAACCGTTATGCCGAAGGGGTACCGATGGCGACCTCGCGCAATGTCGGCAAGGGCAGGGTTCTCTATCTCGGCACCTATCTGACGCCAGACCTGACGGCTGCAGCGGCCGACCGCACCTTTGCGGATGCAGGGGTTGAGCCGTTGATCGCCGATCTGCCGGGCGGTGTCGAAGTGACGATGCGCCAGAACGACGAACGGCGTCTCCTTTTCATCCAGAACTACGTCGATCAGCGCGCCGAACTGACCGGCGTGCCGGCCGGTGTCAATCTTCTTGACGGCGGCAAGCCGGTGTTGGGCGCTCTGTCGCTCGAAGCCTATGGCTGCGCGATCGTCGAGTTGAGCTGA
- a CDS encoding cytochrome C oxidase subunit IV family protein: MAKVQAHSGQQHPIKLYMVVWGLLFVLSTFSYLVDYLGIQGYLRWFLILLFMILKAGLIVAVFMHMAWERLALIYAILVPPVLVLVFVALMVSESHYTALTRMTFFGAGQ, translated from the coding sequence ATGGCGAAGGTACAAGCACATTCCGGACAGCAGCATCCAATAAAACTTTACATGGTGGTCTGGGGACTGCTTTTCGTCCTCAGCACCTTCTCCTACCTCGTCGACTATCTCGGCATTCAGGGCTATCTCAGATGGTTTCTGATCCTGCTGTTCATGATCTTGAAGGCGGGGTTGATCGTCGCCGTTTTCATGCACATGGCCTGGGAACGGCTGGCGTTGATCTACGCCATCCTGGTTCCGCCAGTCCTGGTGCTTGTCTTCGTCGCTCTGATGGTGTCGGAATCGCACTACACGGCGCTTACCCGGATGACCTTTTTCGGCGCCGGTCAATAG
- a CDS encoding carbohydrate ABC transporter permease — MKTPWRRHRWWLTPTLLILPAAILFSVVILWSAVESLWISLHDWDGFSPMTWIGFGNYVELFNDPQFYVSLRNNVIWLIMFMAAPPLGLAIALLVNQKIRGMRLMKSLFFIPLVLASVAVGVVFTWVYTPQLGLLALIFGFFGATAPAVLSDERFVTFAIVIAALWPQIAFCMVLYLAGLNNLSEELIGAGRVDGARGWNMLRHIVLPQLTQVTFIAIAVTVVGALRSFDMVSVMTQGGPFGSSEVLAYQMFEQSIFSYRFGYGAAIASVLFVIMAVFIVWYLTRIIRIEERGA, encoded by the coding sequence ATGAAGACACCTTGGCGCCGCCATCGCTGGTGGCTCACCCCGACTTTGCTGATATTGCCGGCTGCCATACTCTTTTCCGTCGTGATCCTCTGGTCGGCAGTCGAGAGCCTGTGGATCAGCTTGCACGATTGGGATGGCTTCAGCCCGATGACCTGGATCGGTTTCGGCAACTATGTCGAGCTTTTCAACGATCCGCAGTTCTACGTCTCGCTGAGGAACAACGTCATCTGGCTGATCATGTTCATGGCCGCGCCGCCGCTGGGCTTGGCGATCGCCCTGCTGGTCAACCAGAAGATCCGCGGCATGCGGTTGATGAAATCGCTGTTCTTCATTCCGCTGGTACTAGCCTCGGTCGCCGTCGGTGTCGTCTTTACCTGGGTCTACACGCCGCAACTGGGGCTTCTCGCCCTGATCTTCGGTTTCTTCGGCGCGACAGCGCCGGCGGTGCTGTCAGACGAGCGTTTCGTGACGTTTGCGATCGTCATCGCCGCGCTTTGGCCGCAGATCGCTTTCTGCATGGTGCTCTACCTTGCCGGCCTCAACAATCTCAGCGAGGAACTGATCGGTGCCGGCCGGGTGGACGGGGCCAGAGGCTGGAACATGCTGCGCCATATCGTTCTGCCGCAGCTGACACAAGTCACCTTCATCGCCATTGCCGTCACTGTCGTAGGGGCGCTTCGATCCTTCGACATGGTGTCGGTCATGACCCAGGGCGGGCCGTTCGGCTCTTCGGAAGTGCTGGCCTACCAGATGTTCGAACAGTCGATCTTCTCCTACCGCTTCGGTTACGGCGCAGCGATCGCCTCAGTTCTGTTCGTGATCATGGCGGTCTTCATCGTCTGGTACCTCACACGCATCATCCGCATCGAAGAAAGAGGGGCCTGA
- a CDS encoding heme-copper oxidase subunit III family protein encodes MTESIERPANDPLLRPAGLRGVAADLSSDQRAFKNVSWGKAMMWIFLLSDTFIFGCFLLAYMTARMSTTVPWPNPSEVFALTIGGTEIPLILIAIMTFVLISSSGTMAMAVNFGYRRDRRKTAALMWATAALGATFVGMQAFEWTKLITEGVRPWGNPWGAAQFGSSFFMITGFHGTHVSIGVIFLLIIARKVWRGDFDQERRGFFTSRKGNYEIVEIMGLYWHFVDLVWVFIFAFFYLW; translated from the coding sequence ATGACCGAATCCATAGAAAGACCGGCAAACGACCCACTTCTGCGGCCCGCGGGACTGCGCGGCGTCGCGGCTGATTTGTCGTCGGACCAGCGGGCGTTCAAGAACGTCTCCTGGGGCAAGGCGATGATGTGGATCTTCCTCCTCAGCGATACCTTCATTTTCGGCTGTTTTCTACTGGCCTATATGACGGCGCGCATGTCGACCACGGTCCCCTGGCCGAATCCCAGTGAGGTTTTCGCCTTGACGATCGGAGGCACGGAAATCCCGCTGATCCTGATCGCCATCATGACTTTCGTCCTCATTAGCAGCAGCGGTACCATGGCCATGGCTGTCAATTTCGGTTACCGCCGCGATCGCCGCAAGACCGCCGCGCTGATGTGGGCGACGGCCGCCCTCGGCGCGACATTCGTCGGAATGCAGGCATTCGAATGGACCAAGCTGATCACGGAAGGAGTCCGCCCCTGGGGAAACCCGTGGGGCGCGGCACAGTTCGGTTCGTCCTTTTTCATGATCACGGGCTTTCACGGCACCCACGTCTCGATCGGGGTGATTTTCCTTCTGATCATCGCACGCAAGGTGTGGCGGGGAGACTTCGACCAGGAAAGGCGGGGGTTCTTCACCAGCCGCAAAGGCAATTACGAGATCGTCGAGATCATGGGATTATATTGGCACTTCGTCGATCTCGTCTGGGTATTCATCTTTGCATTCTTCTATCTGTGGTGA
- a CDS encoding carbohydrate ABC transporter permease, with the protein MYPRPIPEDAIWQRRFYFIAVLAILILWLCPLFAVILTSFRSTQDVMGGNLWGWPTQFGLVENYTSVFTQTPMARYFLNSLTITIPAVMGVLTLSTLAGFVLARYRFRGNMLVFALFVGGNFLPYQIMMIPVRDLMVRIGLYDTTGALIIFHIAFQTGFATLFMRNFIAALPDELFQAARAEGASPFQTLVHVVIPLVRPALAALAILIFTFVWNDYFWAVVLTVSDTVKPVTAGLANLRGEWVSAWNLISAGTIVVAVPPVVMFFLMQRHFIAGLTMGAVKG; encoded by the coding sequence ATGTATCCGCGCCCGATCCCCGAAGATGCCATTTGGCAGCGCCGATTTTATTTCATTGCCGTTCTTGCCATCCTGATCCTCTGGCTGTGCCCGCTCTTCGCCGTCATCCTCACCTCGTTCCGTTCGACGCAGGATGTGATGGGCGGCAATCTCTGGGGATGGCCGACGCAGTTCGGCTTGGTCGAGAATTACACGTCGGTCTTCACCCAGACGCCGATGGCGCGATATTTCCTGAACAGCCTGACGATCACCATACCCGCCGTGATGGGCGTGTTGACCTTAAGCACGCTCGCCGGCTTTGTGTTGGCGCGCTACCGGTTTCGCGGCAACATGCTGGTTTTCGCGCTCTTCGTCGGCGGCAATTTCCTGCCCTATCAGATCATGATGATACCGGTGCGCGACCTGATGGTGCGGATCGGTCTCTATGACACGACGGGCGCGCTGATCATTTTCCACATCGCCTTCCAGACGGGCTTTGCGACGCTGTTCATGCGCAACTTCATCGCCGCTCTACCGGATGAATTGTTCCAGGCGGCGAGGGCGGAGGGCGCTTCGCCGTTCCAGACGCTCGTTCACGTGGTGATCCCCCTGGTTCGACCAGCACTGGCCGCACTCGCCATCCTGATCTTCACCTTTGTCTGGAACGATTATTTCTGGGCTGTGGTGCTGACGGTGAGCGACACCGTCAAGCCGGTCACCGCCGGTCTTGCCAATCTGCGCGGCGAATGGGTCTCCGCCTGGAATCTGATCTCCGCCGGCACGATCGTCGTCGCGGTGCCGCCCGTCGTCATGTTCTTCCTGATGCAGCGGCATTTCATCGCCGGGCTCACCATGGGGGCGGTGAAGGGGTGA
- the groES gene encoding co-chaperone GroES, whose protein sequence is MTFRPLHDRILVHRVESEEKTKGGIIIPDTAKEKPQEGEIVAVGPGARNEAGQIQPLDVKTGDRILFGKWSGTEIKISGEDLLIMKESDVLGIIETQAADKRAA, encoded by the coding sequence ATGACGTTCCGACCGCTTCACGATCGCATTCTCGTCCACCGCGTCGAGTCTGAGGAGAAAACCAAGGGCGGCATCATCATTCCGGACACCGCCAAGGAAAAGCCGCAGGAAGGCGAAATCGTGGCCGTCGGCCCCGGCGCACGCAATGAGGCCGGCCAGATCCAGCCGCTCGATGTGAAGACCGGCGATCGCATCCTGTTCGGTAAATGGTCCGGCACCGAGATCAAGATCAGTGGTGAAGATTTGCTGATCATGAAGGAGAGCGACGTTCTGGGCATCATCGAGACCCAGGCCGCAGACAAGAGAGCCGCTTGA
- the groL gene encoding chaperonin GroEL (60 kDa chaperone family; promotes refolding of misfolded polypeptides especially under stressful conditions; forms two stacked rings of heptamers to form a barrel-shaped 14mer; ends can be capped by GroES; misfolded proteins enter the barrel where they are refolded when GroES binds), translating into MAAKEVKFHTDARDRMLQGVDILANAVKVTLGPKGRNVVIDKSYGAPRITKDGVTVAKEIELEDKFENMGAQMLREVASRTSDIAGDGTTTATVLAQAIVREGAKAVSAGMNPMDLKRGIDLAVDAVVRELKTRARKISNNSEIVQVGTISANGDPEIGHFLAEAMEKVGNEGVITVEEAKTAETELEVVEGMQFDRGYLSPYFVTNPEKMRAELEEPYILVHEKKLSNLQAMLPVLEAVVQTGKPLLIIAEDVEGEALATLVVNKLRGGLKIAAVKAPGFGDRRKAMLEDIAILTGGTVISEDLGIKLESVTLDMLGRSKKVVIEKETTTIIDGAGAKSDIEGRVAQIKAQIEETSSDYDREKLQERLAKLAGGVAVIRVGGSTEIEVKEKKDRVDDALHATRAAVEEGILPGGGVALLRAVKSLDGLKTENDDQRVGVDIVRRAIEAPVRQIAENSGAEGSVVVGKLREKADFSFGWNAQTSEYGDLYAMGVIDPAKVVRTALQDAASIAGLLVTTEAMIAEKPKRETSPALPPGAGMDF; encoded by the coding sequence ATGGCTGCCAAAGAAGTCAAATTCCACACCGATGCCCGTGATCGCATGCTGCAGGGGGTGGATATTCTCGCGAATGCGGTCAAGGTGACGTTGGGTCCCAAGGGCCGCAACGTCGTGATCGACAAGTCCTACGGCGCTCCGCGCATCACCAAGGACGGCGTTACCGTCGCCAAGGAAATCGAACTCGAAGACAAGTTCGAAAACATGGGCGCACAGATGTTGCGCGAAGTCGCCTCCAGGACCAGCGATATCGCAGGCGACGGCACCACGACTGCGACCGTTCTCGCCCAGGCCATCGTTCGCGAAGGCGCCAAGGCAGTTTCAGCCGGCATGAACCCGATGGACCTTAAGCGCGGTATCGACCTTGCCGTCGACGCGGTTGTCAGGGAACTGAAGACCAGGGCGCGCAAGATCTCCAACAATTCCGAAATCGTTCAGGTCGGTACCATCTCCGCCAATGGCGATCCGGAAATCGGGCACTTTCTCGCCGAAGCGATGGAGAAGGTTGGCAACGAAGGCGTCATCACGGTTGAAGAAGCCAAGACCGCCGAAACCGAACTCGAAGTCGTCGAAGGCATGCAGTTCGACCGCGGCTACCTCAGCCCTTATTTCGTGACCAACCCGGAAAAGATGCGGGCGGAGCTGGAAGAGCCTTATATCCTGGTCCACGAGAAGAAACTCTCGAACCTGCAGGCCATGCTGCCGGTTCTCGAAGCCGTCGTTCAGACTGGCAAGCCGCTCCTCATCATCGCTGAAGACGTCGAAGGCGAAGCTCTTGCAACGCTCGTCGTCAACAAGCTGCGTGGCGGCCTGAAGATCGCTGCCGTCAAGGCTCCGGGCTTCGGCGATCGCCGCAAGGCCATGTTGGAAGACATCGCCATCCTGACGGGCGGCACCGTCATCTCCGAAGACCTCGGCATCAAGCTCGAGTCCGTTACCCTCGACATGCTCGGCCGTTCCAAAAAGGTGGTGATCGAGAAGGAAACCACCACCATCATCGATGGTGCTGGCGCCAAGTCTGACATTGAAGGCCGTGTAGCTCAGATCAAGGCTCAGATCGAAGAAACCTCTTCCGACTATGACCGCGAAAAGCTGCAGGAACGTCTTGCCAAGCTCGCCGGCGGCGTTGCCGTCATCCGCGTTGGCGGCTCGACCGAGATCGAAGTCAAGGAAAAGAAGGACCGCGTCGACGATGCATTGCACGCAACCCGTGCCGCGGTCGAGGAAGGCATTCTGCCGGGTGGTGGCGTGGCGCTCCTTCGGGCGGTCAAATCGCTCGACGGACTCAAGACCGAAAATGACGACCAGCGTGTCGGTGTCGACATCGTCCGTCGGGCCATCGAAGCGCCCGTTCGCCAGATTGCCGAGAATTCGGGCGCCGAAGGCTCGGTCGTCGTCGGCAAGCTGCGCGAGAAGGCCGATTTCTCTTTCGGCTGGAATGCCCAGACCAGCGAATATGGCGATCTCTACGCCATGGGTGTGATCGACCCCGCCAAGGTCGTGCGCACAGCGCTGCAGGATGCTGCCTCCATCGCCGGGCTTCTGGTGACGACGGAAGCGATGATTGCCGAGAAGCCGAAGAGGGAGACCAGTCCGGCCTTACCTCCAGGCGCCGGCATGGACTTCTAG
- a CDS encoding aldo/keto reductase, translated as MTNTDRIRWGILGPGRIAADFFAGVAQSETGRVEAIGTRNPDKPGLAENFPGARIVHGYDALLADPAIDAVYIATPHPSHAEWAIKAAEHGKHVLCEKPMGLSAAEAEAMQEAAHRAGTFLGEAYMYRLHPLTSKLVELLKARAIGEVRLIKSSFGFAKLPCDASHRLFSNDLAGGGILDVGGYPVSMARLIAGIDSETGVIEPDKVFAVGHLGETGVDEWSAAVLHFPNGIIAELSCSVSLAQDNVLRIFGTQGRIEVDQFWFAAGKQGGTATIRLFAADGTRQDIPVNEPRHIYSFEVDAAGAAIRAGRKDFAYPGMTRADTLGNLQVMDKWRAAIGLEYALETPAVRTRTLRGDLLARRQDRVARGRIAGLSKEMSKAALGMMEFSTFPGASIVLDAFFEAGGNLIDSAFQYGGGTQDRLIGEWMQSRGVREQVVIIEKGAHSPLCYPDVIGKQLTVSLDRLKSDYVDIYFMHRDNPDIPVGEFVDAMDAEVRAGRIRGPVGGSNWTRARMDEAIAYAERTGKTRPSVLSNNFSLADMVQPVWAGCIASSDAEWKSWLADRKVTNFAWSSQARGFFTDRAGRSKFGDPELARAWYSETNFARRDRAKELGKRLGKDPIQVALAYVLQQPWPVIPLIGPRSLAELNHSLGAFDIQLSPEELRWLENG; from the coding sequence ATGACGAATACGGATAGAATACGCTGGGGCATCCTCGGCCCCGGCCGGATCGCCGCTGACTTCTTCGCAGGCGTGGCGCAGTCCGAGACCGGTCGTGTCGAGGCAATCGGCACGCGCAATCCCGATAAACCGGGTCTTGCCGAGAATTTTCCGGGGGCACGCATCGTCCATGGCTACGATGCCTTGCTCGCGGATCCCGCGATCGATGCCGTTTATATTGCTACACCGCATCCGAGCCACGCCGAATGGGCGATCAAAGCGGCAGAGCATGGCAAGCACGTACTTTGTGAAAAGCCGATGGGCCTTTCGGCCGCAGAGGCCGAAGCGATGCAGGAAGCCGCACATCGGGCCGGCACATTTCTCGGCGAAGCCTATATGTATCGCCTGCATCCATTGACGTCGAAGCTGGTCGAGCTGCTAAAGGCGAGGGCAATCGGCGAGGTGCGCCTGATCAAATCCAGCTTCGGCTTCGCAAAGCTGCCGTGTGATGCCAGCCATCGGTTGTTTTCGAACGATCTTGCCGGCGGCGGCATTCTCGATGTCGGCGGCTACCCCGTGTCGATGGCGCGTTTGATTGCCGGGATCGATAGCGAAACGGGTGTGATCGAGCCCGACAAGGTTTTTGCGGTCGGCCATCTCGGTGAGACCGGGGTCGACGAATGGAGTGCGGCGGTGCTGCATTTCCCGAACGGCATCATCGCCGAGCTTTCCTGCTCGGTGTCGTTGGCACAGGACAATGTCCTACGCATTTTCGGTACGCAGGGGCGGATCGAGGTTGACCAATTCTGGTTTGCCGCCGGCAAGCAGGGCGGCACGGCCACGATCCGGCTTTTCGCGGCCGATGGCACGCGGCAGGACATCCCTGTCAATGAGCCACGCCATATCTACAGCTTCGAGGTTGACGCTGCGGGAGCTGCGATCCGCGCAGGCCGCAAAGACTTTGCCTATCCAGGCATGACGCGGGCGGATACGCTCGGCAATCTGCAGGTGATGGACAAATGGCGCGCCGCAATCGGCCTCGAATATGCTCTGGAGACGCCTGCTGTCCGCACACGGACCCTTCGCGGCGATCTGCTTGCGCGCCGGCAAGACCGTGTGGCGCGCGGAAGGATCGCCGGCCTATCGAAGGAGATGTCGAAGGCCGCGCTCGGCATGATGGAGTTTTCCACTTTTCCCGGCGCATCGATCGTTCTCGATGCTTTCTTCGAGGCCGGCGGAAACCTGATCGATTCCGCCTTTCAATATGGCGGTGGCACGCAGGATCGGCTGATCGGCGAATGGATGCAAAGCCGTGGCGTCCGTGAGCAGGTGGTCATCATAGAGAAGGGAGCGCATAGCCCGCTCTGCTATCCCGATGTCATCGGCAAGCAGCTGACCGTCAGTCTGGACCGGCTGAAGAGCGACTATGTCGATATCTATTTCATGCATCGCGACAACCCGGATATTCCGGTTGGCGAATTCGTCGACGCCATGGATGCCGAAGTCAGGGCAGGGCGTATTCGCGGCCCGGTCGGCGGTTCCAACTGGACGCGCGCGCGTATGGATGAAGCGATTGCCTACGCCGAACGCACCGGCAAGACGAGGCCAAGCGTACTCTCGAACAATTTCTCGCTCGCCGACATGGTTCAACCCGTTTGGGCCGGCTGCATCGCTTCGTCCGACGCCGAGTGGAAATCGTGGCTTGCGGACCGAAAGGTCACCAATTTCGCCTGGTCGAGCCAGGCGCGCGGCTTCTTCACCGACCGCGCGGGCCGTAGCAAATTCGGCGATCCGGAATTGGCCCGTGCATGGTATTCGGAGACGAACTTCGCGCGCAGAGATCGCGCCAAAGAATTGGGAAAACGGCTTGGAAAGGATCCGATCCAGGTCGCGCTCGCCTATGTGTTGCAGCAGCCCTGGCCGGTCATTCCGCTGATCGGTCCCCGTTCGCTGGCCGAGCTCAATCACAGCCTCGGCGCCTTTGACATTCAGCTTTCTCCCGAGGAGCTGCGCTGGCTGGAAAATGGTTAG
- a CDS encoding ABC transporter ATP-binding protein, giving the protein MTSLELRHVNKNYGAYHALRGIDLSVEQGEFIVMVGPSGCGKSTLLKSIAGLETISSGQILINGRDVSKAEPGDRGIAMVFQSYALYPHMTVAENMGFGLRMAKHPKTEIDAAVARAAKILRITDQLDKRPKQLSGGQRQRVAIGRAITRSPDVFLFDEPLSNLDAALRTQMRVELSGLHAELGATMVYVTHDQIEAMTMASRIVVLNRGIIEQVGSPLELYRNPDNLFVAGFLGAPRMNFFPVTVDDVSGNKATVSAAGLAPIAVELAAGASVQKGTTLTLGVRPESIAVQEDAVSAGATISGRVRLVEHLGRETILYVDAGALQCVSSESGTGNITVQVGHVVGVDAEAPISLRIDPREVYLFSANDERTITVRKPILDK; this is encoded by the coding sequence ATGACCAGTCTCGAACTTCGACACGTCAACAAGAACTATGGCGCCTATCACGCGCTGCGCGGCATCGATCTTTCCGTCGAGCAGGGCGAGTTCATCGTCATGGTCGGCCCTTCCGGTTGCGGCAAGTCCACTCTTCTGAAATCGATCGCCGGTCTGGAAACGATCTCCTCGGGGCAGATCCTTATCAATGGCCGCGATGTCAGCAAGGCGGAGCCCGGTGACCGCGGCATTGCCATGGTGTTCCAATCCTATGCGCTCTATCCGCATATGACCGTCGCCGAGAACATGGGCTTCGGCCTGCGCATGGCCAAGCACCCCAAGACGGAGATCGACGCGGCGGTGGCACGCGCCGCCAAGATTCTCAGGATAACTGATCAGCTCGATAAGCGGCCGAAGCAGCTTTCGGGCGGTCAGCGCCAACGCGTCGCGATCGGTCGGGCGATCACGCGCTCGCCCGACGTCTTCCTGTTCGACGAACCGCTATCGAATCTCGATGCGGCGCTTCGCACGCAGATGCGCGTCGAGCTGAGCGGCCTGCATGCCGAACTCGGCGCGACAATGGTCTACGTGACGCACGACCAGATCGAGGCCATGACGATGGCGAGCCGGATCGTGGTTCTCAATCGTGGCATCATCGAGCAGGTCGGCTCGCCGCTGGAACTCTATCGCAACCCGGACAATCTTTTCGTTGCCGGTTTTCTCGGCGCACCGCGGATGAATTTCTTCCCCGTGACCGTCGATGATGTCTCGGGAAACAAAGCGACGGTCTCCGCCGCTGGCCTCGCGCCGATCGCGGTGGAACTGGCAGCTGGTGCTTCGGTGCAGAAGGGAACGACGCTGACCCTCGGCGTCCGTCCGGAAAGCATCGCCGTCCAGGAGGACGCTGTCTCTGCCGGCGCCACGATTTCCGGCCGCGTCCGCCTGGTCGAGCATCTCGGACGAGAGACCATCCTTTATGTCGACGCCGGAGCGCTGCAATGCGTCAGCTCCGAAAGCGGTACCGGCAACATCACCGTGCAGGTCGGCCATGTCGTTGGCGTTGATGCTGAGGCGCCGATCAGCCTTCGCATCGATCCGCGCGAAGTCTACCTGTTTTCCGCCAATGACGAGCGGACCATCACGGTCCGCAAGCCGATCCTCGACAAATGA